A portion of the candidate division WOR-3 bacterium genome contains these proteins:
- the mazG gene encoding nucleoside triphosphate pyrophosphohydrolase codes for MKDLKELIEKEKEPLKKLLILVKILRENCPWDKKQNLYTYKRELLEECYEVISAINFNDREKIKEEMGDLVLTVFMMLDAIERENIEKKENIILNVVKKMIEKHPHVFEGENLSEKEFLKKWEIEKNKKGLDIEDKVFPALLMAEKLSKRAGRIGFDWSNADEVFSKLKEEIEELRNAIKEKDKEEIEEELGDILFVLTNIGRHLGISAEIALSKVNEKFIKRFNEMLSISEKEGKNFYNLSIKEMDELWEKAKNNLKNKEKKYE; via the coding sequence ATGAAGGATTTAAAAGAATTAATTGAAAAAGAAAAAGAGCCTTTAAAAAAACTCTTAATACTTGTAAAGATTTTAAGAGAAAACTGTCCCTGGGATAAAAAACAGAATTTATACACATATAAAAGAGAACTTCTTGAAGAATGTTATGAGGTGATAAGTGCAATAAATTTCAATGATAGGGAAAAAATAAAGGAGGAGATGGGGGACCTTGTTTTAACAGTTTTCATGATGCTTGATGCCATTGAAAGGGAAAACATAGAGAAAAAGGAAAATATTATACTTAATGTTGTAAAAAAAATGATTGAAAAACATCCTCATGTTTTTGAAGGAGAAAATCTTTCAGAAAAGGAATTTTTAAAGAAATGGGAAATTGAGAAAAATAAAAAGGGTCTTGATATAGAGGATAAAGTTTTCCCAGCACTCTTAATGGCAGAAAAATTATCAAAAAGAGCAGGTAGAATAGGATTTGATTGGAGTAATGCTGATGAAGTTTTTAGTAAATTAAAAGAAGAAATTGAAGAATTAAGAAATGCCATAAAAGAAAAAGATAAGGAAGAGATAGAAGAAGAACTGGGGGATATACTTTTTGTATTAACTAATATAGGAAGACACCTCGGAATCTCAGCAGAGATAGCACTTTCAAAGGTAAACGAAAAGTTTATCAAGAGATTTAATGAAATGCTTTCAATTTCTGAAAAAGAGGGAAAAAACTTTTATAATTTAAGTATAAAGGAAATGGATGAATTATGGGAAAAAGCAAAAAATAATTTAAAAAACAAGGAGAAAAAATATGAATAA
- a CDS encoding NYN domain-containing protein, with protein sequence MNKKYGIYIDVQNLQATFEKFNQSVRYDKFLEFIKNKYGEPFKAVCFVPYNPEDQHRKRLIDALSLMGYRVVTKQIKHLPDGSLKANMDLEICLEIVKASDYLEQIILVTGDGDFVPLIEELNRKGCRVITIGPMKGATSLELIRVSDEYYNLNEIEEIVIPRGSSQEELKEEIY encoded by the coding sequence ATGAATAAAAAATATGGAATTTATATAGATGTTCAAAATTTACAGGCAACCTTTGAAAAATTTAACCAGAGCGTAAGATATGATAAATTCCTTGAATTCATAAAAAATAAATATGGCGAACCCTTCAAAGCAGTCTGTTTTGTCCCCTATAATCCAGAGGATCAGCACAGAAAGAGATTGATAGATGCTCTCTCCTTAATGGGTTATAGAGTTGTGACAAAACAGATAAAACATTTACCTGACGGCTCTTTAAAAGCAAACATGGACCTTGAAATTTGTCTTGAAATTGTTAAAGCCTCTGATTATTTAGAACAAATTATCCTTGTTACAGGTGATGGAGATTTTGTTCCCCTTATTGAAGAACTAAACAGAAAAGGTTGTAGAGTTATAACTATAGGACCAATGAAAGGTGCAACTTCCCTTGAACTTATAAGAGTTTCTGATGAATACTACAATTTAAATGAAATAGAAGAAATAGTTATTCCAAGGGGTTCATCTCAGGAAGAACTAAAAGAAGAAATATATTGA